From Pirellulales bacterium:
GGGGGCGAGGGAAAGCGCCGCAGCGCGCGCACGACCACCAGGGTCCACAAGATCGCCGTCGAGACGGCAAAGAACAGATGTACGTACAGCACGGTGAACACGATCCCCGGCTGCGTCGGCGTTCCATAGTAGGGAGAAGCCTCGGCACGCTCGCGCCAGCCATGCACTCGGATGTCGACCTCGAAGATCACCACGGTCACCGCCAGCACGGCGGCCAAGGCCAACTGAACGCGCTTGTGCCACAGGTAATTCCGGCGATAGCGCACCAGCCAGACGCTCCAGATCAGCGCAGGCATGACCGCGAACATCGCGAGAAACACGACGTCGAGCATGAAGGAGGCCCGCGTTCCCAAGAAGCCATTGAAACCGGCGTACTCCATCCATCCTCCAGGATGCCTGAGCGAAATGAGCGGCGCACGATGGGCGCCCCAAGCAGCCCATCTACTGACGAGATTCTAGGCGAAGAGCGCCCCGTGCAGAATGCCGGTTCCCGCTCGGCGGAGACATCACCCGAGGTACCCACCTCCGTTCTTCGGTGCGGTCGGGGGCGCCGCACGCTAAAGAAAACACCGAGGACGAGCCCCACTAGTGGCCCTCGAGATCGGCCCGCAGCCGCTCCAGCTCGCGCCGCAGGGCGGGCACCTCAGACTCGTCGATCCGCTCGTCCGCGGCCAGGGCGTCGAGCTGATCGTTGAGCGACATCCACTCGACGAACTCGATCTTTTTCCCACGCGCCGCGAGACGCAATTGGGCCACCTGCTCGAGCAGATCGTCGCGTTCCTCGGCGGGGATCTCGGCGCTGCCGATCAGCCGTTCGACGCGGGCCAGATCGCTATCGACGCCGTAACGCACGAAACTGGGCCACAACCACAGCGCGCCGCCACTGCAGAACACCAACATCGCCAGCGTCGCGCCACAGCCGAGCGCGAACGAGCTCACACACCCCCGGCCACCGCCGGCCGGCAGCCTGGTGTGCGGATTCTCACGGTGCGTGCTGCTGAAATCGCCGTAGGGATTGGCTTTGCCGAACATCGCCGTGCGCAACTCAAGTCATCGAGGCACTGCCTGCGGACGATTGTCACCAAACCTGATCGGTACGGCAAGCCAGGCCGGCACTCGACTGGCATTCAGTTACGTCCTCGATCTTTCAATACTCCCCAATCAGGTAGAACCACGTGTTGGATTCCAGCCCACCCGCATCGGTGACCTTGGCCGTGATCGACTCGAAAGAATTCTCCGGCAAATGAACCGTGTATGAAAAAGCGCCGTTTTCGTCAGTCGTCGTCGAGTGTCCGGCGAGGAGACCTCCGAATTCGACCGTGAGCCCTTCATTCCCTTCGGGGTCGATCACACGTCCAAAGAACGTGTAGATATTGCCCGGTTGAACGTACCACCCTTGTTCATTGCCTGGTGGCGCCACGATTTTGGGTGGATCGTTCACGGGCTCGACTTGTACTTCGAAGGTCGTGTTGGTCGTAAACCCTAAATTATCGGTGGCACTGATGGTCAGTGTCGCGCTACCGAATTCGTCGGACGCAAAAGAAATGATCAATTCGCCCGTCACCGGATTGATCTCTACCGAAGAGAAGAGCTGCGAGTTGGTATTCGAGACGATTGAATAGCTCAACGACAGACCAGACTGCTGAGCATCGCTGAAGATGGTAGCTAAGCTGATGACGATCGAGTCGGCGTCTTCGTCGACCACAATGTTGTCGATGCCGTTCGTGGTGGGAAACGTATTGGTCTCGGTCAGCTCGCCCGTCGTCAGATCGGTGAGCGTATCCAGCGGCAAGTCTGCCAACAGCCAATCGGCGTCTGCGCCCCCCGTCAGGACATCTACCGCGGTATCATTGATCAGCGTCGAGCCGTTGAGATATTTACCATTGTTGGCGCCCCCCGCTTCACCACTGAGGCGCGCCACGCGCACGTTATAGCTGGCCTCGGAGGTCCATTCCTTGAGAATGTCCGACCAGGCGACTTCCTCGGGCTGACCGAAGCCCCCCTTCCCCCCCCACAGCAGATCTTCGCCGGCATCGCCCTGCAGCGTGTCGGCGCCCATCCCTCCCACCAACACATCGCGACCGTTGCCACCGTAGAGCACATCGGCGCCATCCTGGCCGTGCAGCAGATCGTGACCATCGTTGCCGTAGAGCGTGTCGTTCCCCCCGCCACCGAACAGCACGTTGTCCAACGCGTTGCCGATGATCAGGTCGGCGCCGCTCGTACCGCGCACATTCTCGAGACCCCGGCTGCTGGATAACGTGATCTTCGTGCCTGCGCTGACCGTCTGCTGACTGGTCGAGCTCAAGTCGAGCGTAATCGCCGTGCCGAACTCGCCAAAGTCGATGGAATCGTGATCGCTATCGGCGGCTTCGACGATTGTGTCCTCACCCTGCGCAACCCCACGGTAGCCATAAAAGTCCGATCCTGTGCCACCGATCAGCAGGTCGTTTCCGCCATCGCCGTAGATCGTGTCTCCCTCGGCGCCGTCTCCTCCGTAGATGGTGTCGTCCCCTTCGCCGCCGTTGAGATAGTCCCCTTCGGGTCCGTCCCCGCCGTGGATCCAGTCGTGACCATCGCCGCCGTCGACGAAATCGATGCCCGAGCCGGCGTCGATCGAATCGTTGCCGTCTCCTCCGTAGATGCTGTCGTTCCCCTCGCCCCCATCGCTGCTGCTGCCGTATAGAGCCGAGATCGTGTCGTCGCCGGCGCCGGCGTAAATCAGATCCGCCCCCTTGTGGCCGATGATGAAGTCGGCAAAGCCGCTGCCGGTGATGACGTCGTCTCCCCCGCCTCCGTTCAGCGTGGTGCCGAGGATCCCGGTGAAGCCATGGGCCGCGGTCACGTCACCGAGATGAATCTTGTCGTTACCGTCGGCGCCCCCCATATAGTTCGTGCCGGCGACATCGATGAGTTGCACCATGCCGGTCGTCACGCCGGCGGCACTCCCGTTCCAATGGACGACACTGCCCGACTCGTTCTCGACCGAAACATAGCCGCTTCGCGCGCGGATAAAGAGCTCGTCGCTCTGCTCAGTGCCTACCACCGACAACTTGCCGAGACTTGCATTCCAGGTGGTGTTGATCGACAGCAGTCGTCGTGACTCGAGTGATTCTGCCGTCAGGATCCTTCCGGACGGACGCCTTCGTTGTTTGGTACCGTGTACATAGGTGGCCAATCGTCGCGAGTCACTTCGCAGGTACATGTCAGATCTCCTGGCGTGCATGCGCAGCGCGAACCAGGGCAGACAAGACCGCCTGAATGCTCCGCGCGAACGGAATCGATGGAGTGGTCACCGAGGGCCAAAGGGGGCCCGGCAGGTTGACCGCCGAGGGACTAGATCACCCTCTGCACCTGCCTCGAGTGACGCTGGGGGGTTCGCCGCACGCAGAGATCGGCAAGGTCACAGACCAAACCGATCGGCGCACAAGGCGCAGCGAACACGGCAAACTCGTCCCAGGACGAGTGCCCATGAGTAGAACTAAACGGACACGCCAAAAACGGCGTTTCGGAAAACAAGCAACAATAGTGGATGCGCCGTGTACACAATTCGAGCAGGTGTCACGGGAAGCGAGCCCCTCACCGGGACCGCTCCGCCCTAAGGGGCGGGGGAAGTATCCCTCGGCCTGGGCGGATCGCAGGATGCGCTCCCAAAATCGCGACGTCGGTCGTGATGTTGCGAGCCGTGAGCAGCCTTGCTGCGAACCTGGCGAGGGGGAAGAGTGCCACGAGGGCGTTCTTTTCCAGGCTGCTAAGGGGCGAAAGCGGCTGCAAATTCCGGGAGCGTCCGGTCCCCCAGGGGATCTTGCAAAGTGGGAGAGGCAAAGCGAGCTGCCGGCATCCGCGCGTGCCGGCAAAGGGCCGCGAACCTGGGATCGGAACGGAGCGCGCCAAAGCGAGGATCGTGCTCGACGCCCCCAGGATCGAGACCCAGTTCGACGGCCGCTTTCAGATGATCGAGCGCAGCTTCTACCCACTGGGGATCCAACTCCGCAGCTTTCGCGTAAATGGTCGCCGCCAATAAGCGTGTTTGACCGGTGTCTGGCCCGATGGCCAATGCCTGCTCGATGTCGACCATTGCCCGTTGCGGCACGTTCGACGTGTTGAACGAATGATTCAGATGGGCGCTTGCGCGCCCGATCCAGGCCGGCTGGCAGTTCGGATCGAGCTCGATCGCCCTCTCAAAGCAAGCGATGGCCTGATTCGTCCTGCCACTTCGGCTCTCGGCATACCCTCGCACGTACCAAACCTTGGCCGTGTTGAACCCCAGCTTAATTGCCTGTTCGGTGTGGTAAACGGCGGCGTCGAAGTAATGTTCTTTTGCCCGGCAAAAAGCGAGCGCCGCGTGTACCTGTGCGTTTGGTAGCAGTTCTAACGCTTCCTCGTAGTCTCCGGCGGCGAGGCCGTACTTGCCTTGCACCTGATAGATGCGTCCCCGGGTCGCCAACGTGACGGCGTCGCGTTTTCCCGACTCGATTGCGGCGGTGATCAAATGGGCGGCGAGCGGCTCGTCTCCCGCTCGAAAAGCCACGACCGCCGCTGTCGAGGCACGCTCGGCATAGGGTGGCCGCAGCCACCACCACGCGGCGCCGCAGGCCAGCGCCCCGCCCAGCACGGCGGCACAACAGGCCACGAACACTCGATGACGCACCACCCAGCGACGCACGCGGCAACGCCAACTCAGCCAGTCGCGCAACTCGTGGCCTACTTCGGCGGCCGAACTAGGGCGCCCTTCCGGCTCGAATGCCACGCAGCGTTCCACGAGCGCACGTAGCCGACTATCCCGCGCCAGAACCGAGTCGTCCGGGTACCACGGCGCGCCGCGTTGATTTTTCAAGTGCTGCTGCGCCGCGTCTTCGAGCGAGGTGGGCGCTGACTCCTTGGCAGGCGGAAAGGGCACCTGCCCCGTCAGCAGTTCGTACAACACGATCCCCAGCGCGAAAATATCGGCCCGCTCGCCGTGCTCGGGTGCTACGTCGATCACCTCGCGCGAAATGCCGGCCACCATCTCCGGGGCCATATAGGGGAGCGTGCCCCCCAGGTTGCGATGCGCCTCGGCGGGATCGACCGAAAGATTGAAGTCGAGCAGCATGGGCCGCCCCGACCAATCGAGCAGAATGTTCGACGGCTTCAGGTCGCGATGCTGAATCCCGCGACCGTGCGCGTAGCTGAGCGCATCGGCGATCTGTGCCACGAGACCGACGATCTGCTCCTCGAAACTCGGGCCAAACCAGGGACGCGATTCGGCGCGAACGTCGGAATTCGGCTGAGCCTGCGCCACGCGTCGCAACAAGCCCGCCAGGCGGCGGGGCGATTCCTCGGCCAGCGACTGGTCGAGCAGATCGCACAAGGTCGCACGGCCGTGAAAGGCCATGCAGATCGCCGACAGCCCGCTCTCCGCGTCGTACTTGACGCTGTGTACGGTCACGATATTCGGATGCTTGAGCTGCCCCAGCAGCCGTGCCTCGCGTTCGGCAATCGCGGTGACCTTGAGCACGACCTCACGATTGCCGAGTGTGGGATCGGTCGCGAGAAACACCCGCGCAAACGCGCCGTGGCCGATCTCCTCGACCAGTTGAAAGCCCGCGAACACCTCCCCCGCGACGGGCCAGATCGACGTGTCCGATAGCCCCACAAGATCGAACGACCCCAGCAGCTCGTGAATCTCGAGACGCCGCCTCACCGAGGCCTGATAGCGGGCAAAGCGTCCGGAAAATTGCTCGGGATCGACCTCCTCGCCCGATTCTCGGCGCAGGCAGAATTCCTCGTAGGCGAGATCCACCACCAGCGACTTGTGCTGCTGCAGTTCGGGATTGGCGCGCAGCGCCTCCAGCGCATCGATCGTCGTCCCGCCGCGCCATTGGCGTTTGATCTCCTCGACGAGATTCTCCTCGCGCCGAGAGCGCTGCGAGCTGATATTCAGCGTCGAGGCTTCGTGTTCCGACCGCGTCGATTGTCGCTGGGCAGGGCTCATGTCCCGGTCTCAAGGTATTCGCGTTCGATCGAATCCATGACACGACGAACGGTCCGCTCGGCGCAGCCCAGCGCGGCGGCGATTTCCACATACGTGGCGCCTTTGGCGCGCATCTCGACCATCTCGCGATAGTGCTGCGGCAGACCGGCCATCAAAAGCTGCCAGCGTTCCTTCGCAGCCACCACCTGGCTGGGACGCGCTCCGTGCGCTTCCAGTGCGATCTCGTTCGAGGGCGCCCCGCCGAGTGGCACGCCCCGGCGAATATCGCGGCAGGCCCGATGATGATCGCGCACGGCATGTCGCAGCTTGTTGCGTACGATCGCCGTAATGAGCCCCACCAGTTCTTTCGGCTGGTCGATGCCCGCCAGACGCGAACGATGACGGAAGAACGACATCCAGGCTGCTTGCGCCAGATCGATCGAGTCGAGCCGCGTGCGCATCTGAGGTCCCAGCCCTCGCGCTAGCACGCTGCGAACGTGGGGCTCGTAGCGCTCGACGAGCTCCCACGCGGCCGAATCCGAGCCGGCGCGAACCTCTTCGAGGAGTTCGGCGAATGTGCGCTGAGTGGATGGCATCTTAAGTGGGTAACTATTCAACCCGGCCCCCCCATATTGGCGCTAGCTGCGGATATCGTACCTGCTGCGAAACTTTTTTTCGAAGTTCATGTCCGGTGACAGCCGGCCAGGGGCACACCTAGGTGGGGATTGCGATCACTGCCACCGCCACGCGTGCAAACATGACTAGGCTACTCGACCAGAGAACCTTCGCCAACGGTTCAGATCGCCTGGAACGCATTCTCCGCATGGTGCGTTTGCTCCGTACCTGGCCCCTCTCCACCAATCAGGCCGTCGCGGCCGAACTCGGCGTCAGCGTGCGTACCGTGCTGCGCTATCGGGCGCTGCTGGCACGTGCCGGCTACGGAACGCAACTCGATGGGGCTGATGTGGCTCCGTCGCGCGCCAAATCGGAAGCTCGGTTCTCCGTCGACGAGGTGCTGGCCCTGCTCATGGCCGCCCGGGTCTCGTCGGTCCGCTTTGGCGACATCAAGTGCGATCCGCTGGCCTCGGCCGTGGAAAAACTACTCGACACATTAACCACTAATCAGCGGCACGAAGTCAATGCTGCACTTTCCGCATTTTTCGTAGAATCCGTGGAGTACCGTCCCAGTACCGAGGAAGCGGCCGTCTTCGATACGCTGGTCCAGGCCCTCCGCCGCCGGAAGCGCCTGCGGCTGCTCTACCGCGGCGACGATCGCAAAGATCTCGTCCCCACCATGCTCTCGCAAGTTCGCATCGGTCGAGAGGAGGGGGCCTGGGTGGTCTTCGGTCGCTCTTCGTGGCATCGGCGCGTTGTCGCCATTCCGCTTAAGGCAATCGTCCAGATCGAAGAAACGAAGGAAACGGACGACGATCGCGAGTCCTTCCAACCGATCCGCCACCCCAGCGGCGCGTTGACCCTCAAGCGGCTCGATATCGCCGGGTAGGCTCACGACCCGATCCCTCAGCGCTCGGCCGAGTCCCGTCGATTGGCGTTTCGGGCATGTACGTACAGGTCGATCGTGTATTCGACGTGTCGCACCGACCCATCGCAAAAGGCCATTTGGCATCCGCCCGGGTGCGCGCTGCCAAACCGCTGCAGGCGGGCAGAAGGCTCATCCGCCATCGGAGGGTTCACCCCAAAGCGGCAGTTGTCGATCGAAAAACCCGCGTACATGCTCTCGTCGTCGCCGTCATCTTCACCCGTCTGGTAATAATCCTGGTGAATGTATTTTTCACCCACGAGATAGGTATTCGAGGCGCCATCCTGCACGTCTTCGAGACTCACCTCGCTGCGCTGGAAGCAGATGCCGGTGTAGAGATGCCGGGCCGTCCACGGATAGTTCGGACGTCGACCGTCGGCGAGGCTCGTAGGCCCTGCTCCCATCGATGTCGCGCGATCGCCGCCATTAGCCGCATAGTCTGAACGGGCCACGACCGTCACGGCCGCCGTTTCGCGCGGCTGCTGCCGATGGCCGTATTGAGCCGCGGGCGCTTTCACCACCGTGGGTAGTACCTCGGCCGTGCGGCGACTCGGACAGTTCATTGTCGCCAGAGGAGTGACGATGCGGCGGGCACTGGCCTGGGCGCGGGCATCCCCCGTCTCGCCGCTCCCCAGGTTGCGCAGGGCGTCCTGCTCGAGAAACGGCAACACGCCGTACACCCATCCTCCGGGCTGCTGGCGATCGTAGCCCTCGTCGGGCATGCCCACCCAGGCATAGCCCCATCCTCCGGTCGGAAAATGCCCGTGCGTGTCTTCGTGCGCGAGCATGGCCAGCACGATCTGCCGGAGGTGGTTCGCACACTGCGAGCGACGTGCCGACTCGCGCGAGAACTGGATCGCCGGCAACAATAGCGCCGCCAATATGCCAAGGATGCCGACCACCATCAGCAGTTCGATGAGCGTAAAGCCCCGGCGGAAAGACATGGGCCCAAAATGCTCCACCGTCGAAGAGGGTGTGAATCGTTGAACCCCGGCGAGCAACCGGATTATTGAAGTATTCTCACCCGTGGCGCGGCCAGACGCAATGGCGATGCCATGCCAACACTGGTCAGGCTTTGCGTTGGGCCATTCCCGTGTAATGAGCGGCCAGGATGGCTGGTGTCCCCGGCATCTCGAAGCGTTCCAAACGCTCGATCGTCAATCCTGCCACATCGATCAAGCGGTCGATCGGGCGGTTCAAGTGGCAGCCGCAGGCCACGAACTTCTGCACGCTATTCCAGCGATCCTGACGCCGGGCAACACGCGGATCCTCGCTTCGCCCATGCTCCAGGAAGAGAAACTTCCCCGTCGGCGCCAGCACCCGCCGCACTTCGGCCAGAGCCTGCTCGACGTCGGGAATCGTACACAGCGTCCACGTCGAGACCACGGTGTCGAAGCGCCCCGCGTCGAACGGCAAGGCCGTCGCATCGAGCTGGGCATGCTCCACGGGGAACTCCACCTCGCGAATGCGCTTTTCCACCTTCTTGGGAAGATGACGCGCCGGATCGATGATGGTCAGCCGCGACACGCCCGCCGGATAACACGCGAGGTTCAATCCGGTGCCGAAGCCGATCTCGAGCATGTCTCCCCGCGCGGCGGCTAGCGCCGTCCGCCGACACTCCATCAGGCGACGCTGTCCCATGACCAGGTCGAGCACGCGCGGAAAGATCACATCGCCATATAGGGACATCGTCGAGAACTCACCTCACCTGGCATGTTGCGTTCTGGCAGCCCTCTCGAGAGGTGTTTGTCACCGCAGTGCCCTGCGCCATGCAAGACCGTCAACGCCGCGACTCCCATGATCGCCTCCCCTTCCCGGCTGATTAGCGTGACGAAGGCTGGCACTTCCGTAAACCACCCACCGTGCGAATCCGCCCTCAGTTCCAGATGCCAGGAACGCAGAGATGGCTTCTTGCCGATCGGCGCCAAGATGCGTTCGGCTGGGCATGCCGCCGGTACACCTCGGGCCGGCTGGTGACCCGTGCGCTGCGACCAGTTATCATGGCGGCCATTCTTGCACTGCCGATTTTTCCGCGCTCGTTTTTGCCGAGGTCCCACGATGTCCCATCCGCTGATGCGTCGTTTTCTTGCCGCGATCACGATCGTCGTCCTGGGTACGAGCGCGACGCGCGGCGCCGATGTTCCGGTCGAAGTCGAATCGAACGTCGAATACGGCACCGGCGGCGGAGAACCTCTCACGTTGCATCTGGCGAAGCCCAGCTCGGGCGAAGGGCCCTTTCCGGTTATCGTGGCCATCCACGGCGGCGGCTGGATCGGCGGCACCAAAGATAGTCACATCGCCAACATCAAAGACTACGCGTCGAAGGGATACGTGGCGGTGTCGGTCGGATACCGCCTCGCACCGAAGCATCCTTTTCCCGCGCAGATCGAAGATTGCAAATGTGCCGTCCGCTGGCTGCGTGCGCATGCCGACGAGTTGAAGATCGATCCCAACTGCATCGGCGCGATCGGTTGGTCGGCGGGCGCGCACCTGGCGATGATGCTTGGCGTGATGGATTCGAGCGATGGCTGCGAGGGCAAAGGTGGCTGCGCCGAAGAATCGAGCAAGGTGCAGGCCGTCGTCGCCTACGCCGGTCCGACCAACCTGCTGGCCGAATTCCCCGACATCGCGGTACCGATCCTTGACAAGTTCCTCGCCGGTCCGCTCCAAGAACGCCGCGCCGCGTATCGTAATGCCTCGCCGGTCACGTACGTCAACAGCGGCGACGCGCCGATGCTCCTCTTTCACGGCACGAAGGACGAGATCGTGCCGTACGAACAGGCCGTCGACATGGTCGCCGCCCTGACGAAAGCAGGCGTACCGGGCCGCATCGAATTGCTCCTCGGCGCCGGCCACGGCTGGGGTCCCGAAGAAGCTGCTCGCACGGACCGCGAGGCGCAGGCCTTTTTCGACGCGGAGCTCCAGCCGCAGAAGTAGCCGTCGCGTCGTAACGCACAATGGCCCGGCTTACGCGGTGCGCGGCAACACGAGCGGCGTATCGCCCGTCTCGACACGGCCGACACGCCGCGTGACGAGCGCCGTCACCGTTCCTTGAAAACGCGTCACGATCAACGTCGCTGCTTCGTCCCCGGGCACGTGCAATTGCCGGCGCAACTCTTCGGGATCGTACGGCACGCCGCGCTTCTTCACTTCCAGGCGCCCCAGGCCCCGGCTCCGCAACAGCGCCTTCAGGCGCTTCGGCTGAAAGGGCAGGATGGCCGTCACTTCAAAGCTCGCTGCCAGCAAACCGTTCACCGGCACGTCCCCCGTCAGGTAACCGATGCCGGGCTCGATGCCTTCGAGACGGTGTTGTTCGGCCAGTACCCCCGACAAACCCGCTGCCAGCACCGCCGGATCGGGCTCGATCAGGTAACGACCGATCCGCGTCGCCGTCTGGGGCACCGCTGCCGCCGGTCCACGAAGCGTCTCGTAGGCGCCGCCATTGGCGATGCGCGTGGCACAGCAGGTGCCCGGCTCGGACGCGAGCGCGCCGAACCAGACGACCAGTTGGCGGCATTCGCCCCCGCGGCTGATCCACTCTGCTTCGGCCACCTCGCGCCAATCACCGGGCAAGCTGGCGGCAGGCGATAGTTTTACGGCGCCGTTGGGACGCGAGCCGAGCAGCCCACGAATGAAGTTATCGTTGGGCTCGTGGTCCTCGACACGAATGGTGCGTCCACCGTGCGGTCTTCGATCGGGATCGAGATGCCACACGTCGAACCGGGCGACATCCACCTCCTCGACGCCGGCCGCCAGGCCGCGCGCAGGATGCGCCGCCCCTAGCGCGCGGCAGTTCGCCTCGGCCATCAGTACCTTGTGCTCCTGGCAATCGACGCCGAGGGTCGGCCCGCGCTCGGCGAGCGCCGCCAAATCGCCACCAATGCCGCAACAAAGATCGGCGCACGTCACATCCTGCGGATAGCGGCGTGCCTTGTACGAGGCCACCACTCGATCGGTCGCCTGTTCGAGTCCCAGCGGCGTGAAGAACATCTGCTCGGCCGCCGCCTGGAACTTCTCGCGTGCCTTGGCCCGCAACGAGACCTGCTCGAGCACCAAATGGGTCCGCTCGGGCGAAAGGGACTTACGCAGCCGAGAGGTGGCCGCCACCAGCGGCTCGCGGCGCTCCGCCGTTTCGGCCATCAGCGCAGCAGCCTCCGCGCCCAGCAGCCAGCGGTAATCGCCGAGCACTCCGGTTGCAGTCATGGCGAGCGTCTGGCTAGCGGCTTGCCGCCAGAACAGGCTGCAAGAAGACGATGCAGCCACCGACGGCAAAAGTCCCATTGTACCCCCAACGGGGTCCATCCGGCCATGCCGACAATTGCCCGAAGCGGCTTAATGGATGGCTGCCTGATCGGTGGGCAGTCCTACCTGGGGCGGCGGCTCGTTCAGTTTTTCGCGCTCGTCGCGCGTCCCCCTCAGGTCATTCGTATGCTCGCCGAGCATGGTGATCTCGACGCGCGAGTTCTTGGCCACCGCCTCCGATTCGGTGCGCAAGGTGAACGGTTCGGACGAGCCTGCCTGGCTCATGCGAATACGTTCGGCGGGAATCCCCTTCGACTCGAGATACTTCATCGTCGCCAGGCAACGATCGTAGCTCAGACGCCAGGGGTCCACCGCTTTAGCCCCCTCGGTGGCGGGCAACTCGACGGCATGCCCGCGCACCTCGATCTTGAAGGGCTTGCCGAGCAGGATTGGGACCAGTTCGTTGATCCGCTGCCTGGCCGGGGCGTCCAGCTCGGCCGAGTGGTCGGCAAAGAACACCACCGTACCGACGGCGGCCTTGTCGCCATCGTGCAGGACGAAGAGGCGCGGCTTGCGCGAGATCTGCCCTTCGTCCGACATGACGGCACGTTCCGTGGGGGGCATCTCCCCCGCGCCGCGTCCCTTCTTGCGATCTCCCTTGAACCGGCCGGTGGCCGTCGGGGCGCCACCATCTTTGCGCAGCGGCAACAACGACGACGAGCTGGGACGGTCCGACGGAATGCCGTAAGGATCCTTGAAGTACTGCGAGATGGCCTCCTTGACGGGCGCGTTCTGCTGGGTGATCCACATCACCATGAAGAAGGCCATCATCGCGGTCACGAAGTCCGCGTAGGCCACCTTCCAGGCGCCGCCTCCTTTTCCCGCCATCGCCAACCAATCCTTTCACGCGGGGAACTTAGTTCCCTTCGATTTCCTTAAAGATCTCTTCCACCTCTTCGCGGCTGGGACGCATGTCCGATGCCACGCTGCGGCGGGCCTGCTCGATCGCCACCTTGGGCGGAATGTTGTTCACGAAGGCGATGATCACCGTGGCGATCGTACGGAAGAACCCCAGCTCTTCTTCTCCCTGGAACTCCATGCGCGAGGCCAACGGCGCGAAGAAGCCGTAGCACAAGAGAATCCCCAGGAACGTACCGACGAGCGCGGTACCCACCTTGTGACCGATCTCGTGGATCGGCCCGTCGATGGCGCCCATCGTGATCACGATGCCGAGCACCGCCGCCACGATGCCGAAGCCCGGCAGCGAGTCGGCCGTCTTCTGCATCACGTTCAAGGGACCGTGATGCTCGTGGGCCACGACGTTGATGTCGGCCTCCAAGAGCTGCGGCAATTG
This genomic window contains:
- a CDS encoding DUF420 domain-containing protein — its product is MEYAGFNGFLGTRASFMLDVVFLAMFAVMPALIWSVWLVRYRRNYLWHKRVQLALAAVLAVTVVIFEVDIRVHGWRERAEASPYYGTPTQPGIVFTVLYVHLFFAVSTAILWTLVVVRALRRFPSPPVPSEHSASHLLWGRLAAIDMGLTTVTGWTFYYLAFAA
- a CDS encoding protein kinase, giving the protein MSPAQRQSTRSEHEASTLNISSQRSRREENLVEEIKRQWRGGTTIDALEALRANPELQQHKSLVVDLAYEEFCLRRESGEEVDPEQFSGRFARYQASVRRRLEIHELLGSFDLVGLSDTSIWPVAGEVFAGFQLVEEIGHGAFARVFLATDPTLGNREVVLKVTAIAEREARLLGQLKHPNIVTVHSVKYDAESGLSAICMAFHGRATLCDLLDQSLAEESPRRLAGLLRRVAQAQPNSDVRAESRPWFGPSFEEQIVGLVAQIADALSYAHGRGIQHRDLKPSNILLDWSGRPMLLDFNLSVDPAEAHRNLGGTLPYMAPEMVAGISREVIDVAPEHGERADIFALGIVLYELLTGQVPFPPAKESAPTSLEDAAQQHLKNQRGAPWYPDDSVLARDSRLRALVERCVAFEPEGRPSSAAEVGHELRDWLSWRCRVRRWVVRHRVFVACCAAVLGGALACGAAWWWLRPPYAERASTAAVVAFRAGDEPLAAHLITAAIESGKRDAVTLATRGRIYQVQGKYGLAAGDYEEALELLPNAQVHAALAFCRAKEHYFDAAVYHTEQAIKLGFNTAKVWYVRGYAESRSGRTNQAIACFERAIELDPNCQPAWIGRASAHLNHSFNTSNVPQRAMVDIEQALAIGPDTGQTRLLAATIYAKAAELDPQWVEAALDHLKAAVELGLDPGGVEHDPRFGALRSDPRFAALCRHARMPAARFASPTLQDPLGDRTLPEFAAAFAP
- a CDS encoding sigma-70 family RNA polymerase sigma factor, which codes for MPSTQRTFAELLEEVRAGSDSAAWELVERYEPHVRSVLARGLGPQMRTRLDSIDLAQAAWMSFFRHRSRLAGIDQPKELVGLITAIVRNKLRHAVRDHHRACRDIRRGVPLGGAPSNEIALEAHGARPSQVVAAKERWQLLMAGLPQHYREMVEMRAKGATYVEIAAALGCAERTVRRVMDSIEREYLETGT
- a CDS encoding class I SAM-dependent methyltransferase, yielding MSLYGDVIFPRVLDLVMGQRRLMECRRTALAAARGDMLEIGFGTGLNLACYPAGVSRLTIIDPARHLPKKVEKRIREVEFPVEHAQLDATALPFDAGRFDTVVSTWTLCTIPDVEQALAEVRRVLAPTGKFLFLEHGRSEDPRVARRQDRWNSVQKFVACGCHLNRPIDRLIDVAGLTIERLERFEMPGTPAILAAHYTGMAQRKA
- a CDS encoding alpha/beta hydrolase produces the protein MSHPLMRRFLAAITIVVLGTSATRGADVPVEVESNVEYGTGGGEPLTLHLAKPSSGEGPFPVIVAIHGGGWIGGTKDSHIANIKDYASKGYVAVSVGYRLAPKHPFPAQIEDCKCAVRWLRAHADELKIDPNCIGAIGWSAGAHLAMMLGVMDSSDGCEGKGGCAEESSKVQAVVAYAGPTNLLAEFPDIAVPILDKFLAGPLQERRAAYRNASPVTYVNSGDAPMLLFHGTKDEIVPYEQAVDMVAALTKAGVPGRIELLLGAGHGWGPEEAARTDREAQAFFDAELQPQK
- a CDS encoding OmpA family protein; protein product: MAGKGGGAWKVAYADFVTAMMAFFMVMWITQQNAPVKEAISQYFKDPYGIPSDRPSSSSLLPLRKDGGAPTATGRFKGDRKKGRGAGEMPPTERAVMSDEGQISRKPRLFVLHDGDKAAVGTVVFFADHSAELDAPARQRINELVPILLGKPFKIEVRGHAVELPATEGAKAVDPWRLSYDRCLATMKYLESKGIPAERIRMSQAGSSEPFTLRTESEAVAKNSRVEITMLGEHTNDLRGTRDEREKLNEPPPQVGLPTDQAAIH
- the motA gene encoding flagellar motor stator protein MotA: MLVIVGVIVVMGAVLGGFTMSGGTIGSLIHPSELLTIGGAALGALIVMSPKAVLVNLMKGVLQAVKGSRYGPQSYRDLFRLLYELLRLARRDGLMALEAHLSKPEESSIFAKYPRIADDHHVTEFICGALMPIIDGTTKPEQLPQLLEADINVVAHEHHGPLNVMQKTADSLPGFGIVAAVLGIVITMGAIDGPIHEIGHKVGTALVGTFLGILLCYGFFAPLASRMEFQGEEELGFFRTIATVIIAFVNNIPPKVAIEQARRSVASDMRPSREEVEEIFKEIEGN